A portion of the Patescibacteria group bacterium genome contains these proteins:
- the murA gene encoding UDP-N-acetylglucosamine 1-carboxyvinyltransferase yields the protein MNHDQIHIIGGAELHGEIPVQGAKNAALKIMAAALLSDEVCTIPNLPDIEDVRRMAELIAALGADIKTDSAGTHISGSGISSTVLPADLAGKLRASIMLAAPLLARFGEVTLPYPGGCNLGVRPIDLFLEGFTALGASVTEAEKGFSIQAPQGLIGASILLPKVSVMATESLMIAAVLAKGTTTIKNAAMEPEIPALAEYLIKNGAKIEGAGTSTIIIHGVSQIGASAFTLIPDRIEAGTFAILGLLTNSEITVTNIVPEHLESLWLHLRKAGATLDFTKNSVTTKRHHGLTSTNITTHEYPGFVTDLQAPYTALMTQATGMSLIHETIFAGRLFYTDLLASMGANVIMCDPHRVVIHGPTQLHGRFLTSPDIRAGIALILAGLAATGTTTIDNVYQIDRGYHDIVGRLQKLGANITRVSKDAL from the coding sequence ATGAATCACGATCAAATACACATTATCGGCGGGGCTGAACTTCACGGCGAAATACCTGTTCAAGGGGCAAAAAATGCCGCCCTTAAAATAATGGCTGCCGCGCTCCTCTCTGACGAAGTCTGTACCATACCGAACCTACCCGACATCGAAGACGTGCGACGAATGGCCGAACTCATTGCGGCCTTAGGAGCAGACATTAAAACAGACAGCGCGGGAACGCATATTAGTGGTTCCGGAATCAGTTCGACCGTGCTGCCCGCCGACTTAGCGGGCAAACTTCGGGCGTCGATTATGCTGGCTGCGCCACTCTTGGCGCGCTTTGGTGAAGTAACACTACCCTACCCAGGAGGCTGCAACCTCGGCGTGCGTCCGATTGATCTCTTTCTGGAAGGCTTCACCGCCTTAGGGGCCTCTGTTACTGAAGCCGAAAAAGGTTTCAGCATACAGGCGCCGCAAGGTCTTATTGGCGCCAGCATACTCCTACCCAAGGTCAGCGTCATGGCAACGGAATCGCTCATGATTGCGGCCGTACTCGCCAAAGGAACCACCACCATAAAAAACGCGGCTATGGAGCCGGAGATTCCAGCTCTGGCAGAGTATCTCATCAAGAACGGTGCAAAAATTGAAGGCGCTGGTACAAGTACCATCATCATTCATGGGGTGAGCCAGATTGGCGCGAGCGCTTTCACGCTCATCCCCGACCGCATTGAAGCAGGAACATTTGCTATATTGGGCCTCCTCACCAACAGTGAAATTACCGTAACGAACATTGTCCCCGAACACTTAGAAAGCCTTTGGCTCCATTTAAGAAAGGCTGGTGCCACCCTAGATTTTACAAAAAACAGCGTTACTACCAAACGACACCACGGTCTCACCAGCACAAATATTACAACCCACGAATATCCGGGATTCGTGACTGACTTGCAAGCCCCTTACACGGCGCTCATGACCCAAGCCACGGGCATGTCGCTAATTCACGAAACAATTTTCGCCGGACGACTTTTTTATACAGACCTTTTGGCATCAATGGGGGCAAACGTTATCATGTGTGACCCGCACCGCGTCGTCATTCATGGACCAACGCAATTACACGGTCGCTTCTTAACAAGCCCTGATATTCGCGCCGGTATTGCCCTCATTTTGGCCGGTCTGGCCGCTACTGGCACAACCACCATTGATAACGTCTACCAAATAGACCGAGGCTACCATGATATTGTGGGGCGTTTACAAAAACTTGGTGCAAACATTACGCGCGTTTCAAAAGACGCGCTATGA
- a CDS encoding PEGA domain-containing protein, translating into MTHFRRRLLFWSFFTSFFIIAPVLIFFALGYRYSTQRNAILKTGTLIASSLPRDAIVSIDGERVNGTTPLTARAITPGIYTVRFEKDGYLPWQKRLTVDANKATFAADIHLFPDTAAEAATEPAEFLSLAPTGDRALGVWLTNEKEELRFLALDVFPVAATPLVTPESRIATIAWRNDGQAALLTDTKGKSYLFDSTSPPLRLQALPAHSVESRLTWSPDGTMLLIEPSKVSVYSTTGSGRVLTSSNTPWRISDAARLPNGDLYSILTDETTSTLTVQHASSQTTSTAELAATNLHFRLATEKHIMTSDAAGQTEVFRVEKSSLAKLTSVAATSGSYNPITTTYLYSSGNAIWLYSLLADTRELLLRTSTAISAIAFVPDGSAILYADAAVHALEMDGRDTRNDVVLVPDSANAATCLTTTTGNRLYCTASAETKTILLSRPL; encoded by the coding sequence ATGACGCACTTTCGTCGGCGGCTTCTCTTCTGGTCATTTTTCACCTCTTTTTTTATTATCGCGCCCGTACTCATTTTTTTTGCCCTTGGGTACCGCTACAGCACGCAAAGAAACGCTATTCTTAAAACTGGCACGCTTATCGCCTCGAGCCTTCCTCGAGACGCCATCGTCAGTATTGATGGTGAACGCGTAAACGGAACAACTCCATTAACGGCTCGTGCCATTACCCCTGGCATCTATACGGTTCGTTTCGAAAAGGACGGCTACCTCCCATGGCAAAAACGGCTTACGGTAGACGCCAACAAAGCAACCTTTGCAGCAGACATTCACCTTTTTCCGGATACAGCCGCCGAAGCGGCCACAGAACCAGCTGAATTCTTGTCACTGGCACCGACGGGTGACCGAGCACTTGGTGTTTGGCTAACGAATGAAAAGGAAGAGCTTCGTTTTTTGGCGCTCGACGTCTTTCCGGTTGCGGCAACGCCCCTCGTTACCCCAGAGTCTCGCATTGCAACTATTGCCTGGCGCAACGACGGTCAAGCGGCACTCCTAACCGACACCAAAGGAAAGTCGTACCTGTTTGACTCCACCTCGCCGCCGCTCCGTTTGCAAGCACTTCCAGCACACAGTGTTGAGTCCCGGCTAACCTGGTCTCCGGATGGCACGATGCTCCTTATTGAACCAAGCAAGGTCAGTGTTTATTCCACCACTGGAAGTGGCCGAGTGCTGACAAGTAGCAATACTCCTTGGCGCATTTCAGACGCCGCCCGCCTGCCAAATGGCGACTTATATAGCATCCTCACCGACGAAACCACGTCAACCCTCACTGTCCAGCACGCCAGTAGTCAAACAACTTCGACGGCGGAACTCGCGGCCACGAATCTTCATTTTCGATTAGCAACAGAAAAGCACATCATGACGAGTGATGCGGCTGGTCAAACAGAGGTTTTTCGAGTTGAAAAAAGTTCGCTTGCGAAACTCACTTCTGTAGCTGCTACTTCTGGTAGCTACAATCCCATCACAACCACCTACCTTTACTCATCAGGTAATGCGATATGGCTCTACTCGCTTCTCGCAGACACCCGTGAATTATTACTACGTACCAGTACCGCAATTTCGGCGATTGCTTTTGTGCCCGATGGCAGTGCCATACTCTATGCTGACGCCGCAGTTCACGCCCTAGAAATGGATGGCCGAGATACCCGAAATGATGTTGTGCTTGTACCAGATTCCGCCAATGCGGCTACGTGCCTCACAACAACAACTGGAAACCGCCTCTACTGCACCGCTAGTGCGGAAACAAAAACTATCCTTTTATCCCGGCCGCTATAA